The Trichoderma breve strain T069 chromosome 2, whole genome shotgun sequence DNA segment tcttctttgcatctGACCTGAGGGATCagctttcttttgcttttgctatAAAAAGGTGCGTTGCGGCTATAGGAGGTTTTCATAGGATTGGGCTATGGTAGTATGAACATAATAATAGTCATGGCGATTTTAAAGAGGCCGCTCTCTCAAAGCGGAAGAACCCAATGTGATTACTTGCTGTCGTAGTTGTTTCATGACCACATCATACTAAAGTAAAGAGTAAATATTGAACAACGGGGTGGTAAAACAGGGTGATGTTGGAGATTGAAGTTCATAGATGTCGGTGGATTGGGAGATGTTTAAGTCTTTTGGGGTGCTGTGAGAGGCAAGGACTAGGTTTTGGGCTCTCCAAAACGGCAAATAATGCGTATTTACTACGGATAATAGTATCCTGATAGATGATGGTCAATGTACAGGTTTTGGCGCTGAAGCCTCTTAAAAGGCAGAAATGGAAAGGAAGCCAACTTGCAAAACGCCGCcgacgaaaaaagaaagaatcaagacaaaaaaacaagtcAAAGCCAATAAAGCAAACTCCCAGAATGTTGAACCCTCGGGTATAATGCACGTATATCGTCACTCGCTGCGGATCAGTCATCTTTGGTCTTGCACTCGTTAATCAACCTCCATGGCATCGCACGGATCGTCCACGTGGAAGAACGGAGCTGGCGCAGGGTCGCTGCGCGGCATCGTTACGGCGGGGGTCTGGAAGTATGTCTGAGACGCCATCTGAGGCGGCATGACATTGTTGGGTATCTCGTTGGGTATCTCGTCGGGCTTGgctatcttcttctgctcctctcTCGCTCGATGTCGGGATTCGATGATGGCCCTGCGCACGCTGTCCTTTTCTTCGGGCACGGATAGGGACTTTGGGTCGCTGTAGAGGACCAACTGCATGCCAGCCAGCTCGCCCTCGTCGTTGGCCAGGATGTGGCGCGGGATGCGGTTCTCACGCAGATGCTTCTCGATGTCTGGCAGGAAGACGAGCTTGCCGTCGTCGTTTTCGCTGTCTGAGGAGAGCTCGGCGTCTAGGTCGTAGATGTACACTTTATGCTTGGAATCGTCGACTTGCATCGTCTCGTTCTCATCCGACGTCGGCTTGGGGCATGTTGACGATGCGGTGGCAATGGCCGGTGTTTCGGCCTTGACGTGGAGCTTGGACTTTGGCTCTGTCACAGGGCGTTAGCGAATTGACCGCTTACGGAGGTGGTTGGAATGCATTGGGCCGCTCCAACgttggaaagagaaaaaaagaaacaagaagatgagaaaaaaacaaaaataaacGAGAATCAACCAGATCAGCTGCAGATCTCACATACCTATATTGAGCCGGCTGAGGCGCTTCGACAGGCGCTCGCGATCCGAGTCGAGCGTCTCGGCCTTCCTCTTGCGCCGCTGCCTCTCCATAGTGAGGATGATGCCTGGCGCGGGCGCGGTCCCCAGCATTGTCTGTATGGTCTGTTTGTTCCGTTCCGCCCTGCTTAGCCGAGCCGAATtggagaacaagaaaaaagagtcaaCTGTTACGGAATGCCGCCGTTCAAACTAACTCGCCGATTGCATTGAAGCCCCCCGTGTGACTCCCGTCTGTGCTGATGCGGACGCTGGCAAGGTCGCGGCTACagtgcagcagctcggccagAAGCGGGCGACAGACGTCCTTTGTAGGCTTGAGTCACTCTTGTAGAAGTTTCTACAAAACCCACCCGCCACAACCCCGCCGATTGCTCTCCGAAGCATCGCATCTGCACCCTCGCCTTCGtcttcgccttcgcctcTGCACTTTTGCAACCACGCGCTTTGCTCTCCAGCCAAGAACTCAGACTCAGACATTCGCAAGCATGGCGGGCAACTGGCCCGAGGCGCAGGTGCGCAAGACCTTTTTCGACTTTTTCGAGCAGAGGGGGCACACGCTGGGTAAGTGGTGAAAAAAAATATTGAGCCGTTGGACagacatcgccatcacccCTCCAGAGTGGCGGGGTTGGCTCGGCTTGGGGGAAATGAGACATCGCCAACTCGCGATGGGCCGCAACGACAGAAACAAGATGCTGGTTGATTATCTGCAATGCTTGATGTCGatctcgtcttttttttcatcgaTTGCATTGCCTGCTCTCCATCATTCAACCCATCGCGGCGAGCCATCCATCGTCACCCAAAACTATGACTGACACATGCTgatttttttggttcttctACAGTGCCCTCTGGCTCCGTCGTTCCTCACAATGACCCGACCCTGCTCTTCACCAATGCGGGTATGAACCAGTTCAAGCCCATTTTCCTGGGCACCGTCAACAAGTCCGACCCCATGAGCAACCTGAAGCGCGCCGTCGACACCCAAAAGGTCATCCGCGCTGGTGGCAAACACAACGATCTCGACGATGTCGGCAAAGACAGCTACCACCACACATTTTTCGAAATGCTTGGTAACTGGTCATTTGGCGACTACTTCAAGAAGGATGCTATCGAGATGGCGTGGGAGCTCCTGACCAAGGTCTATGGCCTTGATCCTACCCGGCTCTACGTCACATACTTTGAGGGCAACCCGGCTCTCAACCTCGAGCCCGATCTGGAGGCCAAGGACTTCTGGCTCAAGACTGGTGTGCCTGAGGATCACATCATTCCTGGAAACATGAAGGACAACTTCTGGGAGATGGGTGACCAGGGCCCCTGTGGTCCTTGTTCCGAGGTCCACTACGACAAGATCGGAGGACGCAACGCTGCCAGCCTTGTCAACATGGACGACCCCATGGTTGTTGAGATCTGGAACCTCGTCTTCATGCAATTCGACCGACAAAAGGATGGCAGCCTCAAACCCCTGCCTGCCAAGCACATCGACACCGGTATGGGTTTCGAGCGTTTGGTCTCTGCCCTCCAGGATACCGCTTCCAACTACGCCACCGATGTCTTTACTCCTCTgttcaagaagattgaggaaGTCACTGCCGCGAGACCCTATACCGACAAGTACGGCGCGGACGACGTTGACGGTATTGATACCGCTTACCGAGTTGTCGCAGACCACATCCGAACCATGTCGTTCGCCATCACAGACGGCGCCGTGCCCAACAACGACGGCCGCGGCTACGTCATTCGACGAATCCTCCGACGTGGTGTCCGATATGCCCGCAAGTACCTGAATGCCGAGATTGGCTcattcttctccaagattCTGCCTGCCCTGGTTGAACAGATGGGCGAGCAGTTCCCTGACCTCGCCAAGAAGCAGGGAGACATCAAGGAGAtcctcgacgaggaagaggaggcctTCTCCCGAACTCTGGACCGCGGTGAGGCCCAGTTTGAGAGATatgctgccaaggctgccaaggacggcgtcaagaagctggagggagATGTCGTCTGGAGACTCTACGACACCTTTGGCTTCCCTGTCGACTTGACCAAGCTGATGGCTGAGGAGCGAAATCTGGACattgatgaggatgaggttGCCGTTGCCCGTGAAAAGGCTAGAGAAGCTAGCAAGGCTGTCAAGGATTCAGTGCAGACATTTGCCAAGCTTGATGTTCACAAGATTGCTGAGCTCGACTCAGAGCTCAAGGTCGCAAGGACAAATGACGATGCCAAGTATCTCAGGGGCGAcagcaagggcaaggttCAGTACATCTTTGATGGCCAGGCTTTCGTCAAGTCGACCAAGGATATCCCCGCCAACACCGCCATTGGCGTTTTGCTCGACAAGACCAACTTCTACGCAGAGTCTGGTGGTCAGATTGCCGACACTGGTCGCATCGTCATTGACGATGTCGTCGAGTTCAAGGTCATGGATGTCCAAGACTTTGGTGGATACGTCCTCCACAGCGGTTACATCGAGTACGGAGTGCTTTCTGCCGACGATGAAGTCATTTGCGAGTACGATGAGCTTCGCCGTTCACCTATTCGTAACAACCACACCGGCACACATATTCTCAACCACTCCCTGAGAGAGGTGCTCGGTGAAGATGTCAACCAGAAGGGTTCCTTGGTGGACAATGACAAGCTGCGTTTTGACTTTTCACACAAGACTCAGGTCAAGCTcgatgagctgaagaagattgaggagcTTTCAAACAAGTACATCCGCGCCAACTCCAAGATCTTCTCCAAGGAAGTGGATCTCGACCTCGCACTCAAGATTGAGGGCCTTCGTGCCGTCTTTGGCGAGACTTACCCTAACCCCGTGCGGGTGGTTTCCATCGGCATGGATGTCGACACACTGATTTCGGACCCCAAGAATGCTGAATGGAGGAAATACAGTGTCGAGTTCTGCGGTGGCACCCACGTCGACCAGACCGGCTTGATCAAGGatctcatcattgtcgaGGAGAGCGGTATCGCAAAGGGTATTCGTCGTATCATCGCATACACTGGCGAGGCTGCCCACCAGGTCCAGCGCGAGGCCCAGCTGTTTGAGCAGAAGCTGGTTGACCTTGAGGCCCTTCCCTTTGGCCCCGAGAAGGAGGCCCAGGTCAAGGCCGTCTCACAGGACCTTAGCCAGCTGGTCATCTCAACACTCACCAAGGATGAGTTCAACCAGCGTTTCCAGAAGATTGCCAACGCTGTTGTTGCcgaacagaagaagaagcaaaaggcagaGTCCAAGACTGCTGTCGACACCGTTGCCAAGCACTTTGAGGCTAACAAGGAGAGCCAATGGTTTGTGGGCCGACTTCCCATCAGCGCCAACGCCAAGGCCGTGGGCGAGGTCATCAAGCACTACCAGTCCAAGGACAAGTCAAAGTCTGTCTACTTGTTTGTCGGCAGCCCCGAGGAGGGCGCTGTTGCCCACGGAGTTTACGTCGGAACTGTAAGTTATTTTCAAACCAACCCCTTTGTCGTCATATCTCATGAGAGACAACATCATATGAACATGTCGCTAACATTGAATCTTTTTTTTAGCACTTGTCTTCGCAAGGTGTTACTGCTGAGCACTGGGCCGCCTCCGTGTCCGATGTCATTGGTGGTCGCTCAGGTGGCAAGGAGCCATCCCGCCAGGGCCAGGGAACTCAGCCGGAGAAGATTGACGACGCTGTCGAGACTGCTCGGAAATGGCTGAGCGAGAAACTGAAACTGTAAGAAGTTTTGTGTATTATATATAGGAGCTATGTTATGCTTTGTTTGTTGCcaaattgagaaaaaaaaagaggtaCATATGAAATTGGGAGAATGGGTCTATTGGGTTGATGGATGGGCTATGGGTAAACAGGTAGCGCCAGATGAGTAGAATGATATATCACAATTATTCATCTGAAAGTGGAATCGATAGATGTTGATTTTGTGCTTTTCAAATGCTCGTAATTTGTATTGATACAAAGTCATCAAAGTCGGTTGAGATGTCTATATACACTACTTATACAGTAACCATGACACTAGCGTTTCTATAATGCGAAAGGAGAGGATTCTCTCCGCTCCGCGTCTCCGTGTCTTCGACATAGGCCCACCGACGCATGAAATCTCCGTGAGACATGACGCGGGTCAACTTGCCGGTGATGGCCCGGTAAATAGCCTCGGTGATGTTGAAGTCTGTGGGGAAGAGAATGTCAAAGTAGCCCTGGTGAACCTACATTTGTCCAAACAGGTTAGTTTACGCTCATGACGTATTTTGATGTGATCTGGTTCGGAACTTACGAGAGGGGTTGTGACGGGGACCATTCTTCGCTGGAAACGGGTCTGAACGACGGGAGCGTTGAGGCCCTTGATAGCCTGGGGGAGAGCGTCGAAATCGGACGTGAGGAGACGGTGCGCGGGGAAGTACTTTTCCAAGACGTCAAAGAACTGCATGAGCCTGGTGGGGATGAACTCGGCGTGGGAGAGGTTGGCGGCAAAGGGCATCTTGGTAGATAGATAGCGGAGAAGAGGGTTGGAAGGGTACGGCTTGGGGTAGTTTCCGCCGGTGGCAGCGTGGCGGACGCGGAAGAATCTCGCGGCCAGGGGATCCAGCTCATGGACGTAAAACTCGTAAAAGTCGCCGTCTCCGTCGATGAGCACGTGGCCCTGCAGCGGCTCCTCGGTGGTGACGTCGTACCGGATGCCGTCGTGGGAGAAGTTGTCAAAGACCTCCatggcgaggaagaagcacgGCGAGGGGACGTAGCGGTCCCACTCGAAGATGGACTTGTTGATGATCTCAACCTTGTCCGCGTGACCTCGAGATTCGGCAGTCGAAAGGAGGTGGCGGTTCTGCATGGCGGcgagggaggaggagatttCGATGATGTTAAACTTGGTGCGGGCATAGACTTGGGGGTCGGCGGCGCGGATGTAGTCGAGGATGTTGAGCATGAGGGTTCCTCGCCCGGCGCCCATTTCGAAGATGAGCAGGTCGTCGTAGGGATACGTCGTGAGGCGGTAGTTTGAGACGAGATATCGGGCAATGGCCTCACCGTAGTATGGCCTGAAGAGCTCCGTGGGCGTGTGCCACAGTTGTCTTGTCGGGCTCTCGCCTTCTTTCTCGTCGAGCAGGTCTTCGAAGTCGGTGTATCGCTGACCCAGCTCGGCCTGGAATTCTAGCTCGTCACGCATGGCATTGAAGTCGAAGGGGTCGCCCGggctgaagatgacggcCTCCTTGGAGAAATAACCATACGAGGGATTGTACAGACTGTCTATGGTTTTGTCCATTGTCAGTCAGCCTTTCCAGATCTCGGCATGTGAGAGCGCATGAGGCAACACAACACATACCGTCTATAAAATCCCGAAGCAGCATCTTTACTTTCCGCGGCCGCTccgtcctcttcttcagctcctgcAGCGAGATGTACGGATACTGCGCaaactcttctcttcggtCCTCAGGCAGAATATGCGTCCTCTGCTGCCAGCGACTCTCGTTGGTCTTCATGCCGCGATCAATCGACGGTCTTGTGCCGATGCTACGACTcggctgctgcctttgtctgCTGGCCAGGCCACTGCGCAGGCCATTGCGCAGGCCTTGACATCCGCGAGGACGATGTCGAAACAGCTGCCGGAAGAGATGGGCCACAATGGGAGAATCCATGATGGCAAACGGTCACGATGCCTTCACAAGGTGAAATGTTTCTCGTCCCAATCAGGCGCTGTAGCTACTAATTGGCAGATCCCGCAGCTATGCCCGGAAAGTGGTTTGTTCCGAGTAGGGCTGCCCCGCGAGTTCTCGGTACgtaccttttttctttttctgcgCTGTCGGCAGGGATCAGCAATGACCTCAGAAGAGACAAAGTTTAGTCTATCCTACAGAATTTATCACCTGTTCATCTATTGTTAACCTCAATAGCCTGCAGAAAAATGAGGGCATTTTGAACACAATTATGTCGAGGCATATCCGGTCACGGCCAGTAGCATGTCATTGAGCGATCATCCCAAGGCCTATGGCACGGCAGCCATTGCCGTTGCCTTTACAGCCGGCATTATCGCTACCCTGGGATTCAAAGAGCTGTATCCCGAGCTCGAATCCCGCTACCAGCACAAGAGCACCAGCCGTGTGAATGATCGCAGGAGATCAAGTTTCTTCTGGGGAGCGCCGGTGAAGCTTGAGGATCATGAGCCGAAATCTTCGACATCTCGGTCCGCTGGAATAGCAACAAATGGCATTGAAGGCTGCATCGGCAACACGCCCCTCATTGAAATCCAGTCTCTCTCCGAAGCCACTGGCCGGATTATCCTGGCCAAAGCCGAGTTCCTCAATGGCGCTGGAAACAGCCCCAAGGACCGAGTGGCTCTCAACATGATCCTggaggccgagaagcagGGCCTCTTAACGCCGCATCAAGGCGATACCATCTATGAAGGAACTGTGGGCAGCACAGGCATCTCACTTGCTACCCTGGCCCGCGCAAAGGGATACAAGGCTCACATTTGCATGCCCGACGACCAGGCATTCGAGAAATCGGATCTTTTGATTCATCTAGGTGCAACCGTTGAGCGAGTCCCGGTGGCTCCAATCACCAGTCCTGATCATTTTGTCAACTTGGCTCGAAGGCGTGCCATTGAGCACACGCGATTTTCCGAGGATGGCAGCAAGGGCTTCTTTGCGAATCAGTTTGAGACGGAATCCAACTGGCAGGCCCATGTCGTCAGCACAGGCCCAGAGATTTACCAGCAGACAGACGGAAACCTTGACGCATTCGTAGCTGGCGCAGGAACTGGCGGAACGATATCCGGAGTGGCAAGATACCTAAAActcgaggccaagatgaagaatgtcAAGGTCATCCTAGCAGACCCTCAGGGGAGCGGACTGTATAACAAGATTAAGCACGGCGTCATGTACTCGCCCACCGAGAAGGAGGGCACCCGGCGCAGACAGCAGGTCGACTCCATGGTGGAAGGAATCGGCATCAACCGAATAACCAACAACTTCGAAGTCGGCAGAGACTTGCTTGACGATGCAGTCAAGGTGACCGATGAGCAGGCGTGCCGTATGGCTAGATGGCTCGTGGAAAATGACGGCATCTTTGTAGGAAGCAGTAGCTCTGTGAACTGCGCCGCTGCTGTCATGGCGGCAATGAAGCTGCCCCCTGGGAGCCGGGTCGTTACCTTGTTGTGCGATTCCGGAACCCGACACTTGAGCAAATTCTGGAAGAATATCAAAGAGATGGGcttggaggagggggaacCCACAGATCTATTTGCCGAACTGGGTATATCAAAGTCATGATGAAAGGCCTGGATCTGACACTGACCTTTATCCTGTAAATAACGGAGCCAGCTCCGTAAGCACCATCACATGTTGCCCGATAAAGAATGATTGATAGAAAACCGGCAGCAGTGATCTATTAGATGATCTAGATAAAACATATTGCATAGCCTCGCGGCAACACCAAGTTCATGATGTGCACGCCGACGCAAGACATGCTGAAGAAGGGGTAAAAATATGATGAAGGGAAAACACTACATCGCGCCCGAAGGTCTTGAGTTCTTCATATTATacccgaaaaaaaaaagtaatcaATTTTCCATAACTCCCATCCCGAAAAAAGTTCCACCCCATTCGCTCCGTAGGAAACATCAAGCAAATCGAAACAGCGTCCTCATAGTCCTCGAGGCAGACGTGGCGCCTTTGTTGtaattttctcttttttctcgttgCCTCCTTATGAGAACTACAGAACAAGCCTCGTTAGTACTATTGTAACATGAGaagggggaaggggggggggggggggggttgAATAGAAAACATACCTTCCACCGGTTGCCGCAATTCATACACTCGCAAAACGTCGTCATCGGTTCATCAGCACTTCGTGTCTGTGCCTGGGTGTAGCTgaccctcttcttcttgcacTTGCCGCACTCCAGGCTGTCGCtgatgctcttctccgccaTCGGAACCTGGGCCTTCTTCatgttctccttctccagctccatctccatcttcttccgctcCTCGCTCTTGAGCTCATCGTCCGTCATGCTAACAAAACGATCGGGCGAGATGTCTCCTGACAAGACTCTCTTGCCCAGGTCCCGATTGGACTTGCTCTTGAGATTTTGGAAGAGCGATcgaatcttcttcttgtactcGGCGCCCTCGCCGTTGAGCAGGGTGAACAGGGCGCTCtcaacggcaacggcctTGGCGATGACATCGCTCTCGGACTCGGTGGATCGGTAAGCAAGGCCGTTGTACAAGAGGCCGATGCACTGGTTGCGGACGTTGGACTCGGTACGCTTGATGCTGACGCCGTCGGTGTCGAACTTGCGCTTCTCGGGGTCGCCCTTGAACGCCTTCTTGGCGCCGCTGGGCGCGGCGTTGGCGGACGGGTTGGGCGGAGATGCGGCGGCGGGTGCTGACGGGGAGCccatctttgccttttgcagCTTGGAGTTCTTTTCCTGCTCGAcgagcttcttccacttgATGACGAGTTCGGAGGCGGCTCGAGCAATCTCCTTGTTGGGATTTGACCGCAGTTTGCCCACAAAGACACCTGCGCGCGTGGCCTGCAGTTTGCGACAACTAATGTCAGAAGAAAGAACAACGGGCAATGAAGACATAAAATGagagccatcatcatggtgACGAGAAGCTGCGATTAGAGGCGATGCCTGGGGAGCACAATCGGTGGGCAGTGACGAGGGTGGGCATCCAAACGTGACAGATAATCAGATCGAATGGATCCTGCCCGAACATGCATTCACGGCCCTGTATAAGAGGGCGCACACATTCACAGCCTCGTCTCTGCCCATTCCCAAGCATCCCCTCTCGTAAAGGTAGAACGGCCGCAAAAAAATGGCGACAGAATCAACGTACCCGTAGCATCTCCTCGGTCGGTGACGCATCCTTCTTGAGCGACTCCAACAGCTTCAGCGCATTCTCCGGCGGCTCGTTGGCGGCCACGACCTTGGTCAGCGCCTTTACGCGCGACTCGAGCTCACGCTGGTCCATGCCCGGCATTGCGGAAATTCTCGGTAACGAAAACGATTCTAAAGctgacgatgatgattcgAAAGAGGGCAAGACAAGGAACAGCTAGGCTTTTCGGAATTAGGGAAGCAACAAAAAGAGCAAGACTTGAtagggagaaaaaaaaaggtagcAGTACGGAATCGGGATCTACTAagtttctctctctgcccaCGCGGCGCGCGGCGAATCAATCGTCGCATACGGAGTTGGTTTGGACGGCTGTGGGCGGGACGAGGGTCCGGGGTTTAGCCGCCCGATTTCGTAGCAGAATGCTTGAGGCGGGTCACGTGGGGAGCTGCCGAGGTTGGCTCTCTTTATGCCACAAATAAGGCAATACGGGAAAACACCAAGACTGTATCAATGATATGGTCTTGCTTTTTATAAAGGAGTTTTATGCTCCCTTTTGATGATAAGAAAGAATATTCATTTGCATATGAGATACGTAGACTTTGAACTACGCCTTGGATGCTGGTTTTGTGAAGCTGAAGCGGGCACGTGCTCATTCTTTGAGATGCATACAAGTTCGGCTTCCTCATTTCACGCTCTGAATCTGCCATATTTTGAGTTGGGTGCTCTTCGTGGTAACTAAATAATCATATATGAATAGCTACTCTACAATTGAATGAGAAATATGACTGATGATAAGATCAGATGCACGATAACTACGGGAAGTGGCTTCTCAATATCCCATTTTGGTTATCCAACAGCCGGGAATTCATGTGAAGTGCTACCAAGATGTCCTTAAGTTGGGCAATAGGAAGCTGGATAGCCGCTCTTTCAATCTAACCTAGAAAATAATTCGCAAGATGAACTTATACATCTCTCAAGCATGCCTCTGCCTGTTCGTTTTCCTACGTTTGTTAGTCTCTGAACCCTCCCCTGATTCCGgagcctcctcttccccagCCAGATTCGCCCTCAGTCTATCCACCGCAGCCGCCATTCGCTTGCTCCCCTGAACTCTCTGCCTGGGAGCAAACGTCTCCCTtgcgccagcgccaacacTCCCGCCAAAGAACCTCGTAATGTTGCTCTGCGTGCCTTCAATCTCCCGCTTGTTCATGTCCCGAATCACCGGCACGAGCACCTCATCCGTGCGCTCTTTGCCCCATCCGATGGTGGCCATGAGATACTCTCGCAGCCCTGCCACATCAGGCACACCCCATTGAAACGGCTCCGTGCTGCTGTCGACCATTGGGTGAAGGTAGGCTTCGTAAACGGCTGGACTTGGGAAGCCGagcggcaagaagagcttAGTGGCCTGTGACTTGCGGAACTTGCGCctgaaagaggaggatgcATCGGCCTCCTTAGGCCGCGTTTGGGATTGGACCTCTTTCCACCATTCACGGAACCTGTCgaggccatctttgccagGGAACTCGGATAGAATCTCGACGGCCGTAACCGGACCAACGCCAGGCAGTCCTTCTGTGTAATCCGACCCCAGGAGCTGAGCGAGGGAGATGAGCTGGTCTCGAGATAGGGACATTTCTTTATCGAGGTCTGCGC contains these protein-coding regions:
- a CDS encoding tRNA synthetases class II (A) domain-containing protein; the encoded protein is MAGNWPEAQVRKTFFDFFEQRGHTLVPSGSVVPHNDPTLLFTNAGMNQFKPIFLGTVNKSDPMSNLKRAVDTQKVIRAGGKHNDLDDVGKDSYHHTFFEMLGNWSFGDYFKKDAIEMAWELLTKVYGLDPTRLYVTYFEGNPALNLEPDLEAKDFWLKTGVPEDHIIPGNMKDNFWEMGDQGPCGPCSEVHYDKIGGRNAASLVNMDDPMVVEIWNLVFMQFDRQKDGSLKPLPAKHIDTGMGFERLVSALQDTASNYATDVFTPLFKKIEEVTAARPYTDKYGADDVDGIDTAYRVVADHIRTMSFAITDGAVPNNDGRGYVIRRILRRGVRYARKYLNAEIGSFFSKILPALVEQMGEQFPDLAKKQGDIKEILDEEEEAFSRTLDRGEAQFERYAAKAAKDGVKKLEGDVVWRLYDTFGFPVDLTKLMAEERNLDIDEDEVAVAREKAREASKAVKDSVQTFAKLDVHKIAELDSELKVARTNDDAKYLRGDSKGKVQYIFDGQAFVKSTKDIPANTAIGVLLDKTNFYAESGGQIADTGRIVIDDVVEFKVMDVQDFGGYVLHSGYIEYGVLSADDEVICEYDELRRSPIRNNHTGTHILNHSLREVLGEDVNQKGSLVDNDKLRFDFSHKTQVKLDELKKIEELSNKYIRANSKIFSKEVDLDLALKIEGLRAVFGETYPNPVRVVSIGMDVDTLISDPKNAEWRKYSVEFCGGTHVDQTGLIKDLIIVEESGIAKGIRRIIAYTGEAAHQVQREAQLFEQKLVDLEALPFGPEKEAQVKAVSQDLSQLVISTLTKDEFNQRFQKIANAVVAEQKKKQKAESKTAVDTVAKHFEANKESQWFVGRLPISANAKAVGEVIKHYQSKDKSKSVYLFVGSPEEGAVAHGVYVGTHLSSQGVTAEHWAASVSDVIGGRSGGKEPSRQGQGTQPEKIDDAVETARKWLSEKLKL
- a CDS encoding putative s-adenosyl-L-methionine-dependent methyltransferase domain-containing protein, translating into MDSPIVAHLFRQLFRHRPRGCQGLRNGLRSGLASRQRQQPSRSIGTRPSIDRGMKTNESRWQQRTHILPEDRREEFAQYPYISLQELKKRTERPRKVKMLLRDFIDDSLYNPSYGYFSKEAVIFSPGDPFDFNAMRDELEFQAELGQRYTDFEDLLDEKEGESPTRQLWHTPTELFRPYYGEAIARYLVSNYRLTTYPYDDLLIFEMGAGRGTLMLNILDYIRAADPQVYARTKFNIIEISSSLAAMQNRHLLSTAESRGHADKVEIINKSIFEWDRYVPSPCFFLAMEVFDNFSHDGIRYDVTTEEPLQGHVLIDGDGDFYEFYVHELDPLAARFFRVRHAATGGNYPKPYPSNPLLRYLSTKMPFAANLSHAEFIPTRLMQFFDVLEKYFPAHRLLTSDFDALPQAIKGLNAPVVQTRFQRRMVPVTTPLVHQGYFDILFPTDFNITEAIYRAITGKLTRVMSHGDFMRRWAYVEDTETRSGENPLLSHYRNASVMVTV
- a CDS encoding pyridoxal-phosphate dependent enzyme domain-containing protein; protein product: MSLSDHPKAYGTAAIAVAFTAGIIATLGFKELYPELESRYQHKSTSRVNDRRRSSFFWGAPVKLEDHEPKSSTSRSAGIATNGIEGCIGNTPLIEIQSLSEATGRIILAKAEFLNGAGNSPKDRVALNMILEAEKQGLLTPHQGDTIYEGTVGSTGISLATLARAKGYKAHICMPDDQAFEKSDLLIHLGATVERVPVAPITSPDHFVNLARRRAIEHTRFSEDGSKGFFANQFETESNWQAHVVSTGPEIYQQTDGNLDAFVAGAGTGGTISGVARYLKLEAKMKNVKVILADPQGSGLYNKIKHGVMYSPTEKEGTRRRQQVDSMVEGIGINRITNNFEVGRDLLDDAVKVTDEQACRMARWLVENDGIFVGSSSSVNCAAAVMAAMKLPPGSRVVTLLCDSGTRHLSKFWKNIKEMGLEEGEPTDLFAELGISKS
- a CDS encoding transcription factor s-II (TFIIS), central domain-containing protein yields the protein MPGMDQRELESRVKALTKVVAANEPPENALKLLESLKKDASPTEEMLRATRAGVFVGKLRSNPNKEIARAASELVIKWKKLVEQEKNSKLQKAKMGSPSAPAAASPPNPSANAAPSGAKKAFKGDPEKRKFDTDGVSIKRTESNVRNQCIGLLYNGLAYRSTESESDVIAKAVAVESALFTLLNGEGAEYKKKIRSLFQNLKSKSNRDLGKRVLSGDISPDRFVSMTDDELKSEERKKMEMELEKENMKKAQVPMAEKSISDSLECGKCKKKRVSYTQAQTRSADEPMTTFCECMNCGNRWKFS